The stretch of DNA TAGACAGGCCAGAAATCATCTCAGAATGACACGTCACTTCGACATCTGACCCATCCGTTTTCACATCCGATAACACACAGATGTCACATACTCATaaacattaattaattaattatacaTAAATAATTGACACAAAttgatacatgtatacacatgcaAGGCCGTATGCTCGCCTCCAGGTGGCCGGCAGGTGTGCAACGCGCTGGACACACCTGACCACACAGCAGCAGTAGCTTCCAGTGCTCGCCACTCTACGACACCACGGCCAGGTAACCAGAGGCGGACCTACAGGTGAGTCACCACAGGTGTATTAACGTCAGCACATATACCTATTGACAATTGCCTGGAGTTGAAGCTGATTAAGGTAAAGGTTTAAGAGATACAGTAAAAACAATGGCAAGAGCTACATGGAGGCCTCTCGACTGCTCACCACTTTGAGGAATTTGGCAGTGAAGACTAATAGCTGTTGTAACATTGGGGGTCTCTAACGTAAAGGGTGGGCAATGtgcaaagtctaaagtctaaaTAAAGCTGTAAtaatctgctgcagctcaaccttgttgctggaagttacagcctacggggactattttcaggcaTTGTGCTGCTGCGTCTATGGTACGTTCGCAACGTTCCTTGATTACGccggaatgagagtatagtcaTGTcaaaatcagcctagaaaatcaccacgtttcattttccgttaGTCTTTTTTACACTTTAGTGAACTCACTCGATGTTGCTCTTGAGCTGGTGGACAGTGCGCTTGTCCAGGTAGCGGCAGAAGAGCGTCAGCAGGTTGGAGGGCAGGAAGAGTGGCTCCACCAAGGAGGCCTTGGACAGCTGCTGGGCCACCTGGAAGACCGTGTCCGTCCTGCAGAGCACAGTCAATAAAATGCCATGTTCTAGATTGGAGATCCATTTTACTTAAAACACTtggtatttattatttattgtttgtttgcacacacacacacacacacacacacgattgaatatgtattttatttaagaAGCCACACTCCTGCTCTTCCTAACCCCTGACCTCCAGATAGCAATCCAGGCAACAACAACTTTCACGGTATCTGAAGCGTTCATGCTGGACCCCTCTTTAACTCACTGCCACCCCCTAGTGGCTCCCAAGTGAAAGTCCCACAGTGAACAGAGGGCTGTCCTACCAGGTCTCAAAGTCTCCTATGTTCGGCTCCATGGGAACGTTGGAGGACAGCAGTCTCTCGCCCTGAGAGAGCAGAGCATACAGCAGCGACAGGCCAAACTAGAAAGCAGCAAAATTATAGAAAAATAACACATAAAACCATTAGCCTGGGTGGACGCAGACAAATCTCAGTGTGCATTTGAATTTGCTCCTTGGAAATTTTTAAGTGCACCAAGAACGTCCAGACCAATTCTCAAATTGAGAATGTGTCTGGGGGTTAGCGAGGCTATCAACCTGTACAACTATGCATGCATCACATGCATCAAACTCTGCATTCAAAAATGAAACGCTTTCCAGTCGCTCTTCAGTACAGCATGGTGGAGGGAGAATCTCCAGACCTCATTTTGACAGGCGAGTGTGAGGATCGTCTCATTGGTCTCGGGCACTGTGACCGTGAACTCCTTCAGGACCCCAACCAGCTGGCTGAAGGACAGGGCACTGACCACGTCTCGAAGAGGGGCGTACAAAACTGGCAGGGCCTGAGagggtaaaaagaaaagaacattTCTTTTCTCCATGAAACTGAGGTGCAGTGCACTACTATGATATTGACCACAAGTACTCTCTGAGAAGATTCCATTCAAAATCAAGCACTGCCTCGCCtctcacacacccccccccccccccccccccatttactATTTTTATCAACATAATTGAGAGTAAGAGAGTAAGTTGGTAATTAAGATCTTGCTCAATTAAGTCATTACAACACAGCTTGCTCAGATCTTGctctgcacacgcacgcacgcacacacacctcatcaagGTCTTTGCTAATCAGCATGGGCAGGTGTGTGGTCACCATGGTGAGGACGTGCAGCGCGGCATCATGGGAGAGGAAGGGCAGGAGGCGGGCCAAGAGTCGCTTGCCCTTGGAGACCAGCAGGCAAGGAAGGAACTCCTCACCGGactccctacacacaccacagttaATCAGCCAGGACATCACCTGTATGTGTCACTCAAATGCTTTttgaaagtgagtgagtgagtgagagaggagagagagagagaaaaagacagagacagagagagaaagtgagacagagacagagagagaaagtgagacagagacagagagagaaagtgagacagacacacagatgagaGAGACCAAAAGAGAGCGTTAGCCACAGACTTACTGGGGGTTTGTGTGACGGATTTGAGAGTAGACCTGCTCCACCTTCCTCTGCATGTcctgcagcagctgctgcttctcctccacactcacatacaccttCCTCCTGGcagcctcctccacctccaacaGTGCACTAAACAGCTGCAGCAGGGTGGAGACGACAGGACAACCAGCAGTTTACTCCACCCAGGTTTTGTCTACCGTGCCTTTTcgtctgtttgtttatgtgtctgttgtgtgccgGATTACACAGAAACAAATCAGCTGGATTTTACATGAGAGCATGGGACAAGGAAGACTCTGAAGACGACGCATGggcgtcgaaacgttagtcggTTTGCACTaggctaataaaaataaaaaaaatcacttgAGTGAAAGCgttgagtgctccggtcctgctccttggctcCTGTTAGACCTTGGATCTCCCCTTTTGACAAGGGAGACCCCGTTCATGCAAACTGACCATATTTACATGTTTACAAACAGaccatatttacatatttacacTATTGTTTTTGCATCAGAGGCCACTTTGGGTTCTAGGAGTCTGCGGTCTTACTTGCACTGCCTCATTCAGCTAGTTGTTGCTAGAGGGCGCGAGAAGAAATCCACTTTAATCTGAGTAATGAACATAATGCAAGTCAATGACGTTTGTTTACCTTCTCTATGTGCACCTCTAGCCTTGGGTGTCTGCCGTCCTTCAGAAGGAAAGAAACAGTCAGAAAGCacaggacagacaggcagggagacatacacacactccttcccccccccccccccaagacacacgcacacacactcccccctcaCCTCATCAGGGCTGTGTCCGCGAATAGTATCTATCGCTCGCCTCGGGGAGAAACACGTCGACACGGCAACCTGCCCCAGCGACCCTTCGATGTGGACCACTGAAACATGGAGACAGACATCAGTCATCCCTCTGCCCGCCGGCCATCTAAAGGGACGTTCACACCAATAACGACAACTGAAAGTAATCCCGACGACATTGTTCTTCATGTCattatagtttgtgtgtgtggacgcgGTCATTCACATTGCCGTTCTCTTTATAGTCATCGCTCTCTTTATGGTCATCGTTGGTGTGAATGGTCCTTGAGGCATGGAACATGTTTTCAGCGGACTCTTGTCCATAAACCATTAGTTCACTTGAAAATATTGATTACGTATTTACATTAAGGCACCATTTGTACAAACACAACGGCCCTGAAATAATGTTCAACTAAAGAACCTGAGTATAGACATCAATTTCGCCTTCCAGCCTACAATGTGCCTCTAGGCAACACTTTAACCCCTTCAGGCCCTTCACACCAGGAGCGATAAGGCAAGTCTCTcccaattcgccttattcacccgacGAGCAGAATtaggctaaagggtacacttgccattacacctcagtccagcagatggtggaggTAATGCACATTAAGCTCATTGAAAAAGAAGGGTTcgctggcctgttcttcttcagtgagttttttttttggcagtttgcaaatggagtgcattaccaccatctgctggactgaggtgtaatggcaagtgtaccctgtaacCTCGTTCTGACCGccaggtgaataaggcgaatattgatgaatgtgatgtctGAAATTTTATTGATTCCAGTGGTCAGCTTTTTATCACTCTTAAACATGCTCTGAAAGTGGTCGCCAACGAGATCATTCTTCACGTGTTCATTGTTACAGCACGCATTGCGGATATTATGCAAACTAGAGCAATACATGAAACATGTTTTTGCCGTTACTGTTACAGTTAacgttcctggtgtgaacagtAAACAAATAAAAGGTCACTAAAGACTTTACAGTGGAACAGACACCATTAcaaggggaaaaagagaggcTTGAAAGGAGTAATGAAATGCAGCAGCCGAAGGAAGAAATCGGGCGGAGACTGGCTGTTGGTCTGTGAGGACAAGAGACCTGGCGTGTAGTACTCCGTCTTGGTGACGTAGGGCGTGGTGAGTTTGGGGGTCTCCCTCTTTGCCCAATcgcccctcttctcctcctcagccAACTTGGCCTCCATCCTCTTATAGTACTCCTGACAGGggcggacagagagagagagaacgaacaTATTCCTTAAAGTGTgaatgcgcgcgcgcgcgtgtgtgtgtgtgtgcatgtgtgtagctgACAGTTGTACAATTTGATTCATAAGTGCTTGTTACACCTGATTGCAGTAGTCATGGATTCTCATGCCTGTgtgtaatttatttatatatatatatatatatatatatatatatatatatatatgtatatgtatatgcgtgcgtgtgtgcactgtgtgcctTTACTTGATAGTAGTAGTCGTCCAGATGAGGATTTTCACTTTGCAGCTGGATCATCTGTAGTCGGATGATCCACTCCTTCTCCTTGTCCGACATAAGCTCAGCGTACGGATCCCACCGCTCCGGTTTCCTGTATGtagaactaacacacacacacacacacacacacacacacacacacacgattaacTAACTCAAGGGCAGAGATGTGACTAGGCTGGGATCTCAGAGGCACAGGGGTTCTAAACCACAGAGGTATTCTGTAGAAGTGGAAAGGGGTGAGGATGCACCACCACTGCTTCCCTTCCCTGGATGAGGAAGTCAGGTGTCCTGTGAGGGTCTTTTGTACATGCCCAGAGTAAAGTCACATCATCTCTGGCCATCATCTTGCTCTAGTGAACAAGtgtgaaacgtgtgtgtgtgtgtgtgtgtgtgtgtgtgggggccgACGCTTCATTTTGCTGCAGTGTGCCAGTCACCTGTGTGGTTTGGGCGGTCTCTGGCTGAGCAGACGTTTgtgctggggatgaagctgtgTCACAGATCCTGGGAATCTATGggtaaggtcaaaggtcagaggGGCCAGCTGTCAAATTTGCACGTGACCAGAAACAAGAAATTGACCCCGCCCACCCCACAGAGATTTGGACGACTAACTGGATTGTAGATGAATTGGGAAGGCAGTTTACTaactaactaaataaataaataaatgatgtcTATATGCAACCTATAAAGTCAAAACGCTGAAAGAATTTCCATTAAGGCTTCTGTTTAGGTCTGACACATGAACCAACGAAGAGTGGATGAACAGACCTGAACCGCTGAAGCGCATTGACTGATGGGCTATAGAAGGGGGCGGGTCTTGGAGAGAGGGGACCGAATCGGGGCTGTGCCATCTTTGGAGTCATTGGCTGAGGAGATGTGAGGCAGGACTGATATACAGCGATAGGAGAGTCAAGGTCAAAGTTCAAGGTCAAAGACATAAACAAAGGTCATAGACAAATATCACTACACAAATGACAAGGAGACTGCATGAAGtggggtggggagagggggggggtgtcacCTGGTTAAACTGCTGCCGGGGGTTTAGCAGTTGCCGTGGGCGCAGTGGTGAGCGAGGTACCATGGGATGcatctacacatacacgataATCATAAACAAACCATCTTCTCAGGGAACATTAAAGGAGAAGAAATTTACAATAGGAGAAATTCACAATAACAATAGAATTAGAATAAAAGACGCATATTTCACTGAGGAGCTCAAAGTGCCCGTCTCAGCCCTACCTGGGCATTACATACCTGAGAGTACCAGCCCTGAGGGAGGGGCCGGACGGGCAGACACTCCCTCACCAGGCCCCGCCTGCCTCGGAAGGAAGTGGGCATGTAGGGGCGGGACTTAGACAGGAAGTTAGGGTAGGTGGGCATGCGAGGGCCATAGGCAGGCCTGTCAATCACACGAAGGATGGCTTCATCCTGCTAAAGGAAGAACCACAGGACGGAATCAGTGTATGGGGGTAGGAAATTATACTGTACACAGaatcttgagaactttaatcactCAGGGGCTATAGAAATTAAATAGGatataatatgaaaatgaaaggaACAAGAGTGATGGATGGCAATGTGAGTGAGTGGCTTCATTTGCCATTTGCAGTGGATCAGGTGGTGAAGTGGGGCAAAAGTGTgtttatgaggtgtgtgtgtcctgtgcttTCAACTGTTTATTTCCTTCTGACGGATGCCAGACACCCAAGGCTAGAGGGTCACAGAgacggggtgggggtgggtgtcaGGATTTGGAGGGTTAGCTTCAGCCGACAATTTTGAAAACATGTCGTTAAATGGTTGCCACTTCCGGCACCAGTTTTTACATGCTGATGGTAGATGACAGCTCATGCACGAGTTTAGTGTTGGGCACCAGTGTCCATGCTGGCTAAGCATTTCTAGGCGACAAATAAAACGACTGCCTACCCTCCTGTTCCGTTTGTTTACGTtcactagttttgtgttcccggtcaaaaatgaccactGCATTCTAAATCCATAGCAACACTGTTGTGATGGACCTTTGTATCAAATTGCGTTCTATTGGATATTACCAGTTGTGACCTTCCATTTGCTATTTGTGGCCTGCAGGCTtcattgacctgagctcatgcaagtcagaaaggggaagattgtattggggaaaggttccagtgggggctggcatagaagcaaagagggggagggagggggtgggggggggtgaatgtacagaagcacacatcTGATCAACGGGTATGTTCCTGGACACAATTTcatacactgaccattttctctcccattcatttctaatgccAGTCATTATTGACCAGGAACACAatgggtgttctaaagttaaataaacACCCAAATTGTCACAAACAACTTTGAGAGAAAAGAATTGTCAATCGGACAAATTTGActgaacacaacaggagggttaagcTACGGACACTTGACTTAATACAACCCAAACCATGTAGGCATTATCCCAGGCTTTgtggtaaataaaataaaaaagcaatTGTTGTCATATTAGGTTACCGTTTGCTTTATGTGTGGGTTGGCAAGGTAACTGACactgaaatacatttactccTATAACGAGGGTAGGTGAAGCACGTTCcccaacaacacacaaacagacctgCAGGATGGGCTTTGGTAGGGGTCCTCTGAAGCCTTGGTTTGGTGGTACCCACTGTGCAAAAACAGGCAAAAAATTAAAACCAAAATACATACGCAGAGGACTTGGCAGTTTGGAATGGCAATACGCTGTGCAGATGGACAGGAGAACGCACACTTACTGAATGAGAGTTCTCTTGTTCCCAATATGACGTGCGAGAGCAATCCACTATGGCACTGTCCAGGCtctggagaaggagggagagagagggagggagcgagagaggacTGAGGAATACGTATAAAAATTACACAAGTATATAGATGGGAACAGCATGGAATATTTACATTACTGGACTCGTCACCCTAAAGAGGTGtaaaccagtggtgtagtctaccaGTGgggtagtctagttagctgtagtgggtatacagtggtgtagtgggtatactgtggtgtagtctagttagctgtagtgggtatacagtg from Alosa sapidissima isolate fAloSap1 chromosome 24, fAloSap1.pri, whole genome shotgun sequence encodes:
- the patl2 gene encoding protein PAT1 homolog 2 isoform X2 produces the protein MSDTEQPETEAPVPDAAWPESGGQWSDGEEDAMEDSGLLQEMVEEDESIDLYNEETFGADAELEGGDILGRSIDDGAPVPAETPPAPQPSSSPPPPPPSPSPAPLVRPPYTQPPVPRLQPRLQPRVQPRSPAGVLWGRCQRGGRGQMFEDPAVLKSIRLRPSLKSLDSAIVDCSRTSYWEQENSHSWVPPNQGFRGPLPKPILQDEAILRVIDRPAYGPRMPTYPNFLSKSRPYMPTSFRGRRGLVRECLPVRPLPQGWYSQMHPMVPRSPLRPRQLLNPRQQFNQSCLTSPQPMTPKMAQPRFGPLSPRPAPFYSPSVNALQRFRFPGSVTQLHPQHKRLLSQRPPKPHSSTYRKPERWDPYAELMSDKEKEWIIRLQMIQLQSENPHLDDYYYQEYYKRMEAKLAEEEKRGDWAKRETPKLTTPYVTKTEYYTPVVHIEGSLGQVAVSTCFSPRRAIDTIRGHSPDEDGRHPRLEVHIEKLFSALLEVEEAARRKVYVSVEEKQQLLQDMQRKVEQVYSQIRHTNPQESGEEFLPCLLVSKGKRLLARLLPFLSHDAALHVLTMVTTHLPMLISKDLDEALPVLYAPLRDVVSALSFSQLVGVLKEFTVTVPETNETILTLACQNEFGLSLLYALLSQGERLLSSNVPMEPNIGDFETWTDTVFQVAQQLSKASLVEPLFLPSNLLTLFCRYLDKRTVHQLKSNIESASGYLAVVS
- the patl2 gene encoding protein PAT1 homolog 2 isoform X1, translated to MSDTEQPETEAPVPDAAWPESGGQWSDGEEDAMEDSGLLQEMVEEDESIDLYNEETFGADAELEGGDILGRSIDDGAPVPAETPPAPQPSSSPPPPPPSPSPAPLVRPPYTQPPVPRLQPRLQPRVQPRSPAGVLWGRCQRGGRGQMFEDPAVLKSIRLRPSLKSLDSAIVDCSRTSYWEQENSHSWVPPNQGFRGPLPKPILQQDEAILRVIDRPAYGPRMPTYPNFLSKSRPYMPTSFRGRRGLVRECLPVRPLPQGWYSQMHPMVPRSPLRPRQLLNPRQQFNQSCLTSPQPMTPKMAQPRFGPLSPRPAPFYSPSVNALQRFRFPGSVTQLHPQHKRLLSQRPPKPHSSTYRKPERWDPYAELMSDKEKEWIIRLQMIQLQSENPHLDDYYYQEYYKRMEAKLAEEEKRGDWAKRETPKLTTPYVTKTEYYTPVVHIEGSLGQVAVSTCFSPRRAIDTIRGHSPDEDGRHPRLEVHIEKLFSALLEVEEAARRKVYVSVEEKQQLLQDMQRKVEQVYSQIRHTNPQESGEEFLPCLLVSKGKRLLARLLPFLSHDAALHVLTMVTTHLPMLISKDLDEALPVLYAPLRDVVSALSFSQLVGVLKEFTVTVPETNETILTLACQNEFGLSLLYALLSQGERLLSSNVPMEPNIGDFETWTDTVFQVAQQLSKASLVEPLFLPSNLLTLFCRYLDKRTVHQLKSNIESASGYLAVVS
- the patl2 gene encoding protein PAT1 homolog 2 isoform X3; translation: MSDTEQPETEAPVPDAAWPESGGQWSDGEEDAMEDSGLLQEMVEEDESIDLYNEETFGADAELEGGDILGRSIDDGAPVPAETPPAPQPSSSPPPPPPSPSPAPLVRPPYTQPPVPRLQPRLQPRVQPRSPAGVLWGRCQRGGRGQMFEDPAVLKSIRLRPSLKSLDSAIVDCSRTSYWEQENSHSWVPPNQGFRGPLPKPILQQDEAILRVIDRPAYGPRMPTYPNFLSKSRPYMPTSFRGRRGLVRECLPVRPLPQGWYSQMHPMVPRSPLRPRQLLNPRQQFNQPMTPKMAQPRFGPLSPRPAPFYSPSVNALQRFRFPGSVTQLHPQHKRLLSQRPPKPHSSTYRKPERWDPYAELMSDKEKEWIIRLQMIQLQSENPHLDDYYYQEYYKRMEAKLAEEEKRGDWAKRETPKLTTPYVTKTEYYTPVVHIEGSLGQVAVSTCFSPRRAIDTIRGHSPDEDGRHPRLEVHIEKLFSALLEVEEAARRKVYVSVEEKQQLLQDMQRKVEQVYSQIRHTNPQESGEEFLPCLLVSKGKRLLARLLPFLSHDAALHVLTMVTTHLPMLISKDLDEALPVLYAPLRDVVSALSFSQLVGVLKEFTVTVPETNETILTLACQNEFGLSLLYALLSQGERLLSSNVPMEPNIGDFETWTDTVFQVAQQLSKASLVEPLFLPSNLLTLFCRYLDKRTVHQLKSNIESASGYLAVVS